Proteins co-encoded in one Polaromonas vacuolata genomic window:
- a CDS encoding recombinase family protein — protein sequence MLVGYAWVSTQEQDTGAQIAALTAAVCSRIYEETASGGRWDTP from the coding sequence ATGCTCGTTGGATACGCCTGGGTTTCAACCCAGGAGCAAGACACTGGGGCGCAGATTGCCGCGCTGACTGCGGCAGTATGTTCCCGCATCTATGAAGAAACAGCATCGGGCGGCCGCTGGGATACGCCTTAG
- a CDS encoding helix-turn-helix transcriptional regulator, whose protein sequence is MIKTLSISPSDALLRLPQVLLLYPISRSAWFAGIKTGRFPSSVKISTRSVAWRSSDIKVLVDSLKSI, encoded by the coding sequence ATGATCAAAACACTTAGTATTTCCCCATCGGACGCACTGCTCCGCCTTCCGCAGGTTTTATTGCTCTACCCAATTTCTCGGAGTGCTTGGTTTGCTGGAATTAAAACAGGACGTTTTCCGTCATCCGTCAAAATCTCTACACGCTCCGTTGCATGGAGAAGTTCAGATATAAAAGTTTTAGTTGACTCCCTGAAGTCAATCTAA
- a CDS encoding transposase, whose product MSKHHSEQFRQQAVEHVLNHPGQSVANTAKLLGVGYSTLDKWMRIHRTSIGVTASAALSTDQQRLRTLERENAHLREVNDILKKAHVYFVKNPSLPSTRL is encoded by the coding sequence ATGAGCAAACATCACAGTGAACAGTTCAGGCAGCAAGCAGTCGAACACGTTTTAAATCACCCAGGGCAGTCCGTTGCGAACACAGCCAAGCTGCTTGGCGTTGGCTACTCTACGTTAGACAAGTGGATGCGTATACACCGCACTAGCATCGGCGTTACCGCCAGCGCGGCCTTATCAACAGATCAACAACGACTTCGTACGCTTGAGCGTGAGAACGCGCATTTACGAGAGGTCAACGACATACTAAAAAAAGCGCACGTGTACTTCGTGAAAAATCCAAGTCTGCCAAGTACACGTTTATGA
- a CDS encoding IS3 family transposase: MNTLRPESQANQAVFEYIEAYYNRIRRHSTVGWLSPLNFENLYYQSLEDSAAH, translated from the coding sequence GTGAATACTTTGCGACCCGAAAGCCAAGCTAATCAGGCAGTCTTTGAATACATAGAGGCTTATTACAATCGCATTCGCAGGCATTCAACCGTTGGCTGGCTAAGCCCACTTAACTTTGAAAATCTGTATTACCAATCTTTAGAGGACTCTGCTGCCCATTAA
- a CDS encoding MerR family transcriptional regulator: protein MIKPLPTLPTKRYFTIGEVSDLCGVKAHVLRYWEQEFTQLRPMKRRGNRRYYQHHDVLMIRCIRDLLYDQGFTISGARNKLIELAQTQNNKHSNEALLFGSLDIGPREKTEQLALEEKIATNDLSPQSTQHFQAVEFSSISIEPHRLELLRQELFEIRDLLSIRC from the coding sequence TTGATTAAACCCCTGCCCACTCTTCCTACTAAGCGTTATTTCACTATTGGCGAAGTTAGTGATTTGTGCGGAGTCAAAGCACATGTGCTTCGATACTGGGAGCAAGAGTTCACCCAATTGCGCCCTATGAAAAGGCGAGGTAATCGACGTTACTACCAACACCACGACGTTTTAATGATTCGTTGCATACGGGATTTGCTGTATGACCAAGGTTTCACTATCAGCGGCGCGCGAAACAAATTGATAGAGTTAGCTCAAACTCAAAATAATAAACACTCAAACGAAGCGCTATTGTTTGGCTCCCTTGACATCGGTCCTCGCGAAAAAACAGAGCAGCTTGCGCTTGAGGAAAAAATCGCTACAAATGATCTTTCGCCTCAATCTACACAGCATTTTCAAGCCGTTGAATTTTCATCAATAAGCATAGAGCCACATCGGCTAGAACTTCTGCGACAAGAGTTATTTGAAATCCGTGATTTGCTAAGTATTCGCTGCTAA
- a CDS encoding integration host factor subunit alpha, with amino-acid sequence MEFSVESLETPALTKAFLAEMLFDQLGLNKREAKDMIDSFFVLVSDSLVDGKDVKISGFGNFQIRTKSPRPGRNPRTGEAIPIQARRVVTFHASLKLKDQIQGGA; translated from the coding sequence ATGGAATTTTCTGTTGAAAGTCTGGAAACCCCCGCGCTAACCAAAGCTTTTCTTGCTGAAATGCTGTTCGATCAACTAGGCCTAAACAAACGTGAAGCCAAGGACATGATTGATTCGTTTTTTGTTCTCGTCTCGGACAGCTTGGTTGACGGGAAAGATGTGAAAATTTCGGGTTTTGGAAACTTTCAGATTCGTACAAAATCGCCGCGTCCTGGCCGTAACCCTAGGACCGGCGAGGCAATACCTATTCAGGCGCGCAGGGTGGTTACTTTTCACGCCAGTCTCAAACTTAAAGATCAGATTCAGGGCGGAGCCTAA